Proteins found in one Amycolatopsis aidingensis genomic segment:
- a CDS encoding FadD3 family acyl-CoA ligase: MVVEADTIPAALARAAELFPGREALVDGQVRLTYPELYQRVRHCAALFAAHGVRPGDRVAICSPNTHHWVIAALGALHAGGTLVPINTRFTGPEMLDIVERSAATALVVAGPFLGTDRLAELRAAGFDRPIMILRVPVEGAAPAERGVLDWDAVDATDPGGADARAEAVRPEDVSDILFTSGTTGRSKGAMTSHRRSLGVAEAWAACGGLTADDRYLVLNPFFHSFGYKAGILAALLRGATLLPEVTFDAVRTLRTIERERITVLPGAPTIYQTLLDSPACGEYDRTSLRLAVTGAATVPVTLVERMRTDLGFDTVLTAYGLTEAVVATMCRPEDDSATIARTCGRAAAGFEVRIAEDTGEVLLRGPNRMLGYLDDAEATAGAIDGEGWLHTGDVGTLDEHGYLTITDRIKDVYICGGFNVYPAEVEQVLTRLPGVAEAAVVGVPDTRMGEVGKAYLVASPGYTLSTADIERHCRQNLANYKVPRQVELRERLPRNAAGKVLKRLLRDEQENR; the protein is encoded by the coding sequence ATGGTTGTCGAAGCGGACACCATTCCGGCGGCACTCGCCCGCGCCGCCGAGCTGTTTCCCGGCCGGGAGGCGCTGGTGGACGGCCAGGTCCGGCTGACCTATCCCGAGCTGTACCAGCGGGTACGGCACTGCGCCGCACTGTTCGCCGCGCACGGCGTCCGGCCGGGCGACCGGGTGGCGATCTGCTCGCCGAACACCCACCACTGGGTGATCGCCGCGCTGGGCGCACTGCACGCGGGCGGCACGCTGGTGCCGATCAACACCCGGTTCACCGGACCGGAGATGCTGGACATCGTCGAGCGCAGTGCGGCCACGGCGCTGGTGGTCGCAGGCCCGTTCCTCGGCACCGACCGACTGGCCGAGCTGCGCGCGGCCGGATTCGACCGCCCGATCATGATCCTGCGCGTCCCGGTCGAGGGTGCGGCACCGGCCGAGCGGGGAGTGCTCGACTGGGACGCGGTGGACGCGACCGATCCGGGCGGGGCCGACGCCCGTGCGGAGGCGGTGCGGCCCGAGGATGTGAGCGACATCCTGTTCACCTCGGGCACCACCGGACGCAGCAAGGGGGCGATGACCAGCCACCGCCGGTCGCTCGGCGTCGCCGAGGCCTGGGCCGCATGCGGCGGGCTGACCGCGGACGACCGCTACCTGGTGCTCAACCCCTTCTTCCACAGCTTCGGCTACAAGGCGGGCATCCTGGCCGCGCTGCTGCGTGGCGCGACCCTGCTGCCAGAGGTCACCTTCGATGCCGTGCGGACCCTGCGCACGATCGAGCGGGAACGGATCACCGTGCTGCCCGGTGCGCCGACCATCTACCAGACCCTGTTGGACTCCCCAGCCTGCGGCGAGTACGACCGCACCAGCCTGCGGCTGGCCGTCACCGGCGCGGCCACCGTCCCGGTGACCCTGGTCGAGCGGATGCGGACCGACCTCGGGTTCGACACCGTGCTCACCGCCTACGGCCTGACCGAGGCCGTGGTGGCGACGATGTGCCGCCCCGAGGACGACTCCGCGACCATCGCCCGTACCTGTGGGCGCGCGGCCGCGGGCTTCGAGGTGCGGATCGCCGAGGACACCGGCGAGGTGCTGCTACGCGGCCCGAACCGGATGCTCGGCTACCTCGACGACGCCGAGGCCACCGCCGGGGCGATCGACGGCGAGGGGTGGCTGCACACCGGGGACGTGGGCACCCTGGACGAGCACGGCTACCTCACCATCACCGACCGGATCAAGGACGTCTACATCTGCGGCGGGTTCAACGTCTACCCCGCGGAGGTCGAGCAGGTGCTCACCCGGCTGCCCGGGGTGGCAGAGGCCGCGGTGGTCGGTGTGCCCGACACCAGGATGGGCGAGGTCGGCAAGGCATACCTTGTCGCAAGCCCCGGCTACACACTGTCCACCGCGGACATCGAACGGCATTGCAGGCAGAACCTCGCCAACTACAAGGTTCCCCGCCAGGTCGAGCTCCGGGAACGGTTGCCCCGCAATGCCGCTGGCAAGGTCCTCAAGCGGCTGCTTCGCGACGAACAGGAGAATCGATGA
- a CDS encoding enoyl-CoA hydratase: MTDEVVRYERRGATALVTMNRPEYRNAQNSAMTYALDAAFTRAVADDEVKVIVLAGAGKHFSAGHDIGSPGRDADTSFDRKAVLWWDHVGAEGGDARFARESEVYLGMCRRWREIPKPTIASVQGACIAGGLMLAWACDLILASEDAFFADPVVRMGIPGVEYFAHPWVLGPRAAKEVLFTGERFTAAQAKEWGMLTRVVPRAELETETLDLATRIAGMPRFGLALAKKAVNQAEDLMGLRSGMDSVFGLHHFAHAHNAEVAGGDSLGGQDARSMRDAG; the protein is encoded by the coding sequence ATGACCGACGAGGTGGTGCGGTACGAACGACGCGGGGCGACCGCGCTGGTGACGATGAACCGTCCCGAGTACCGCAACGCGCAGAACTCGGCGATGACCTACGCCCTGGACGCCGCCTTCACCCGCGCGGTGGCTGACGACGAGGTGAAGGTGATCGTGCTGGCCGGCGCGGGCAAGCACTTCTCGGCGGGCCACGACATCGGCAGCCCCGGCCGGGACGCGGACACCTCCTTCGACCGCAAGGCCGTGCTGTGGTGGGACCACGTCGGTGCCGAGGGCGGGGACGCCCGCTTCGCAAGGGAGTCCGAGGTCTATCTCGGCATGTGCCGCCGCTGGCGGGAGATTCCCAAACCCACCATCGCCAGCGTGCAGGGCGCCTGCATCGCGGGCGGGCTGATGCTGGCCTGGGCCTGCGACCTGATCCTGGCCTCCGAGGACGCCTTCTTCGCCGATCCGGTGGTCCGGATGGGCATCCCCGGGGTGGAGTACTTCGCGCATCCCTGGGTGCTGGGCCCGCGCGCCGCCAAGGAGGTGCTGTTCACCGGGGAACGGTTCACCGCGGCGCAGGCCAAGGAATGGGGCATGCTCACCAGGGTGGTGCCACGCGCCGAGCTGGAGACCGAGACCCTCGATCTGGCCACACGGATCGCCGGGATGCCGCGGTTCGGGCTGGCACTGGCGAAGAAGGCGGTCAACCAGGCCGAGGACCTGATGGGCCTGCGCAGCGGGATGGACTCGGTGTTCGGGCTGCATCATTTCGCGCACGCGCACAATGCCGAGGTGGCCGGCGGCGACTCGCTCGGCGGGCAGGACGCGCGCTCGATGCGGGACGCGGGCTGA
- a CDS encoding acyl-CoA dehydrogenase family protein has product MDLELDEQATRFREEVRSWLAENVPRTPLASFDTAEGFAQHRDWEARLAEARLSVVAWPREFGGRGASLLEWVLFEEEYYAAGAPGRVSQNGIFMLAPTLFSHGTEEQRLRILPPMARGEQVWAQAWSEPEAGSDIAALRSTATRTEGGWLLSGQKTWSSRATFADRAFGLFRSDPDSERHRGLTYLMFDLRAEGVRVRPIPQLDGEPGFAEIFLDEVFVPDEDVLGEPGEGWRVAMTTANNERGLSLRSPGRFLAAADRLTGLWREVGDPADTALASRVADAWIGARAYQLYTFGTVTRLREGGSLGPESSVNKLFWSRLDLELHETALDLLGPEGELRAERRWVDGWLFALAGPIYGGTDQIQRNTVAERLLGLPRGER; this is encoded by the coding sequence ATGGACCTCGAGCTGGACGAGCAGGCCACCCGGTTCCGCGAGGAGGTGCGCTCCTGGCTGGCCGAGAACGTGCCGCGCACGCCGCTGGCCTCCTTCGACACCGCCGAGGGCTTCGCGCAGCACCGGGACTGGGAGGCGAGGCTGGCCGAGGCGCGGCTGTCGGTGGTGGCCTGGCCGAGGGAGTTCGGCGGGCGGGGCGCGAGCCTGCTGGAGTGGGTGCTGTTCGAGGAGGAGTACTACGCCGCGGGCGCGCCGGGGCGGGTGAGCCAGAACGGCATCTTCATGCTCGCACCAACCCTGTTCTCGCACGGGACCGAGGAGCAGCGGCTGCGGATCCTGCCCCCGATGGCGCGCGGCGAGCAGGTATGGGCGCAGGCCTGGTCGGAGCCGGAGGCAGGCAGCGATATCGCCGCGCTGCGCAGCACCGCCACCCGCACCGAGGGTGGCTGGCTGCTTTCCGGGCAGAAGACCTGGAGCTCGCGCGCCACCTTCGCGGACCGGGCGTTCGGGCTGTTCCGCAGTGACCCTGACAGCGAGCGGCACCGGGGACTGACCTACCTCATGTTCGACCTGCGGGCCGAGGGCGTCCGGGTGCGCCCGATCCCCCAGCTCGACGGCGAGCCCGGCTTCGCGGAGATCTTCCTGGACGAGGTGTTCGTACCGGACGAGGACGTGCTCGGCGAGCCGGGCGAGGGCTGGCGGGTCGCGATGACCACCGCGAACAACGAACGCGGGCTGTCCCTGCGCAGCCCCGGCCGGTTCCTGGCGGCGGCGGACCGGCTGACCGGGCTGTGGCGGGAGGTCGGTGACCCTGCCGACACGGCGCTGGCCAGCCGCGTTGCCGACGCCTGGATCGGGGCGCGGGCCTACCAGCTCTACACCTTCGGCACGGTGACCCGGCTGCGCGAGGGCGGCAGCCTCGGGCCGGAGTCCAGCGTGAACAAACTGTTCTGGTCGCGGCTGGACCTCGAGTTGCACGAGACCGCGCTCGACCTGCTCGGGCCCGAAGGGGAGCTACGCGCCGAACGCCGCTGGGTGGACGGCTGGCTGTTCGCACTGGCCGGGCCGATCTACGGCGGCACCGACCAGATCCAGCGCAACACCGTGG